The following are encoded in a window of Candidatus Fluviicola riflensis genomic DNA:
- a CDS encoding tungsten formylmethanofuran dehydrogenase: MGEPVLNGSNLQIKTDKATILKAFRLMSTAKTLAEKYEANKEVTAKYVHATSRGHEAIQLAVGLQLKPQDWVAPYYRDDSILLGIGMTPYELMLQIFAKKDDPFSGGRTYYSHPSLNREDMPKIPHQSSATGMQAIPTTGVAMGIQYKEKTGIALDYNGENPVVVCSLGDASCTEGEVSEAFQMAALKQFPIVYLVQDNGWDISANAAETRAQDITHYARGFNGIEVRTIDGSDFDLSFQTIKEVFDIVRKERRPFIVHAKVPLLGHHTSGVRKEWYRDDLEEAASRDPYPKLKELVREMADEADIINIEADVRKLVDADYDRALNAEDPSPEMVRDFIFAPTPVTEEKGEREPKGKKKTVMVDSALFAVRELMQAHPEALLYGQDVGGRLGGVFREAATLAQTFGDDRVFNTPIQEAFIIGSTVGMSAVGLKPFVEVQFADYIWPGLNQLFTEVSRSYYLSNGKWPVSCVIRVPIGAYGSGGPYHSSSVESVLTNIRGIKVVYPSTGADLKGLMKASFYDPNPVVILEHKGLYWSKIPGTEGAMSIEPDEDYIIPLGKARLVQEADTDAISKGESCVVITYGRGVYWTLEASKAFEGRVEILDLRTLNPLDMEAIGTSVCRHGKVMLVTEESVEASFTLGLAGRIQRDHFKALDAPLSIVGSQDTPAIPLNSILEAELLPNADKVQQAIELLLSY, encoded by the coding sequence ATGGGAGAACCAGTTTTGAACGGATCAAATCTTCAGATTAAAACCGATAAAGCAACAATCTTAAAAGCATTTAGATTGATGTCAACGGCTAAAACATTGGCTGAAAAATACGAGGCAAACAAAGAAGTAACGGCTAAATATGTTCACGCTACTTCGCGCGGACATGAAGCAATCCAGCTTGCTGTTGGCCTACAATTGAAACCGCAGGATTGGGTTGCTCCCTATTACAGAGATGATAGTATTCTTTTGGGAATAGGAATGACTCCCTATGAACTGATGCTTCAGATATTTGCCAAAAAAGATGATCCGTTTTCCGGCGGAAGAACCTATTATTCTCATCCTTCACTCAACCGTGAAGACATGCCCAAAATACCTCACCAATCTTCGGCTACAGGTATGCAGGCAATCCCGACTACCGGTGTTGCGATGGGAATTCAATACAAAGAAAAAACAGGAATTGCACTTGATTATAACGGTGAAAATCCGGTGGTGGTTTGCTCATTGGGCGACGCCTCTTGTACGGAAGGTGAAGTTTCGGAAGCATTCCAAATGGCTGCGCTGAAACAATTCCCGATTGTTTACCTTGTACAGGATAATGGTTGGGATATCTCAGCGAATGCTGCCGAAACACGGGCACAGGATATTACACATTACGCACGCGGATTCAACGGAATTGAAGTACGAACCATTGACGGAAGTGATTTTGACCTTTCGTTCCAAACGATCAAAGAAGTATTTGACATTGTGCGAAAAGAGCGCCGGCCATTCATTGTACATGCTAAAGTCCCGCTATTAGGACACCATACTTCAGGTGTACGAAAAGAATGGTATCGCGATGATTTGGAAGAAGCTGCTTCCCGCGATCCATATCCGAAATTAAAGGAATTGGTGCGTGAAATGGCAGATGAAGCTGATATCATCAACATAGAAGCAGATGTTCGCAAGTTAGTTGATGCCGATTATGATCGTGCTTTAAATGCCGAAGATCCTTCTCCTGAAATGGTGCGCGATTTTATTTTCGCCCCAACTCCGGTAACCGAAGAGAAAGGTGAACGCGAACCGAAAGGAAAGAAAAAAACGGTGATGGTTGACAGCGCATTATTTGCCGTCAGAGAATTAATGCAGGCTCATCCTGAAGCACTTTTGTACGGACAGGATGTAGGTGGCCGCCTGGGCGGTGTTTTCCGTGAAGCTGCTACATTGGCTCAAACTTTTGGTGACGATCGCGTATTCAATACACCAATCCAGGAAGCGTTTATTATCGGTTCCACGGTGGGTATGTCGGCTGTAGGTTTGAAGCCGTTTGTGGAAGTGCAATTTGCCGATTATATCTGGCCGGGACTCAACCAATTATTTACAGAAGTCAGCCGTTCATATTACCTGTCAAATGGAAAATGGCCGGTTAGTTGTGTAATTCGTGTTCCGATTGGTGCTTACGGGTCTGGCGGACCTTACCATTCATCAAGTGTGGAGTCGGTTTTGACCAATATCCGTGGAATCAAAGTGGTTTATCCTTCGACAGGTGCCGATTTGAAAGGATTGATGAAAGCATCTTTTTATGATCCGAATCCGGTGGTGATTTTGGAGCACAAAGGATTGTATTGGTCAAAAATTCCGGGTACGGAAGGCGCGATGTCTATTGAACCGGATGAAGATTACATTATTCCATTGGGAAAAGCCAGGTTGGTGCAGGAAGCCGATACTGATGCCATTTCCAAAGGCGAATCTTGTGTGGTCATTACTTACGGAAGAGGTGTATACTGGACTTTGGAAGCTTCAAAAGCATTTGAAGGACGAGTAGAAATACTTGATTTACGCACCTTGAATCCATTGGATATGGAGGCAATAGGAACGTCAGTATGCCGTCACGGAAAAGTGATGCTGGTAACGGAAGAATCGGTAGAGGCTTCATTTACATTAGGCTTGGCCGGACGTATTCAGCGCGATCATTTCAAAGCATTGGATGCACCATTATCAATTGTCGGTTCGCAAGATACACCAGCTATTCCACTCAATTCTATTCTAGAAGCTGAGTTGTTGCCGAATGCAGATAAAGTGCAGCAAGCAATCGAATTGTTGTTGAGTTACTAA